A genomic stretch from Musa acuminata AAA Group cultivar baxijiao unplaced genomic scaffold, Cavendish_Baxijiao_AAA HiC_scaffold_1138, whole genome shotgun sequence includes:
- the LOC135671275 gene encoding calmodulin-2/4 isoform X2 — MRSLGQNPTEAELQDMINEVDADGNGTIDFPEFLNLMARKMKDTDSEEELKEAFRVFDKDQNGFISAAELRHVMTNLGEKLTDEEVDEMIREADVDGDGQINYEEFVKVMMAK; from the coding sequence ATGCGTTCTTTGGGTCAGAACCCTACTGAAGCAGAACTACAAGACATGATAAATGAGGTTGATGCTGATGGCAATGGTACAATCGACTTTCCCGAGTTTCTTAACTTGATGGCTCGCAAGATGAAGGATACAGATTCAGAGGAGGAGCTGAAGGAGGCCTTCAGAGTGTTCGACAAGGATCAGAATGGCTTCATCTCTGCTGCTGAACTTCGTCACGTCATGACCAACCTTGGCGAGAAGCTTACAGACGAGGAAGTTGATGAAATGATCCGTGAGGCCGATGTTGATGGTGATGGTCAAATCAACTATGAGGAGTTTGTGAAAGTGATGATGGCGAAGTGA